The genomic region AATAGAAGAGACTTTTTCTGATCATTTTTGTTTCTTTATCTCTTCTATTAAACGTATATATGAATATTGGAAATCATCCCAACTAATTTAAACGTTAGAGTTGGATTCTAACTGTTGTAAGTTGTTGAGATTGTTTTAAACGTTAGTGTATATTTATATACGAGTTTTCTTGCTGTTTTTATGACTGATGTATTGCAGCAAGAACACTCACAACTCACTGATCTTTATTGGTTCTAAAATACTCTCCAGCTTTTAATTATATACACGTGTTTTATCttagagagtctatagtttgagttgtaattaCTTTATCATTCCATTTGTATTGTTCAatttgtattgattagttgctggatagtTGGCTAAGAGAAATAAGGGTTTGGTGAACTAGTGCTAGAGAAGTTTGTACTACTGGCTAATGTAGTACTTAGAGGGCAGGTTTAGAAACAGGGTTATAGCAAGCCATTATCAacagctgggataaagggagatatattattgtatattatCTTACCAAGTTGTAAACTTACTGTTATTCAATAATATATtgtcttaccaagttggtaacGGACCAGGTCGTAGACTATAGGGGATTACGGGTCGAACCCGGCTAAAAATCTTGTTTGTTCTAATTACTTTTCTGCATACTATTTTCTGCACTTCATCTTAGCTTACCATCATTGTCTGATTATTGAAGTGTTTATAAAATATCAGTAAGGGATTATGCGGTAAAATTTAAAGCTAATCTTAGTTAGCCATAATCATCGTcccataacacatattttttttactttttcatctaaaattaataattttacataatcttttaaaatatatttttttgaattaaagtttaatatttataattttattcaaaaagaaaTTCGAGAACTAATATATGAACCTATCCTCCTTACTCATCTTAAAATCATAATGGAATTATATTTGGTACATATTAGACAAAATAATGTCTTTGTGTACTGGTCAACCTTTTTGTGAATGCTAGCAAAAAAATACAAAGTGGGCTGACTTTGCCCCTTTGCATTTCCTACTTTGTGGaaagacccaaaatttattagaaaacttgtctattaaaaattttgagttaaaaaaatataagcatggttttcaataataaatttttattacagttgaaaatattaaaaatattcattataattacgtcaaagtacatatggtcaagtcagaccattataatttcaaaataaaattgattaataattaaataaaaatcaacagtcatattatcattcattttaattcttatgtttaaataaacaaagtaattagtaaatatttttataaacCGTATCATTTTTCTCATACGTATAATTTTTTGTCAAATTTTTTTTATCCTATCTTATACCtgtagaaatttaatttgattaaatgtggttatgtaaatattattttttgcatgacaaataatttattattgttagttagggttggattactacatatattattgttaattgagGTCAATAGGTGGTTTATATATAATCTCACTATATAAAATATAGAATTTTCGAAAAAATGTCATTTTGAAGTTATGTTTTCTATACACTGCTTACCACTTGATTTTTAGAATGTCATTTTATTTACAacacaaaataaattagagtaatactTCTTTAGGCttctacatccacatccaattaatttacATAATACATGGAGCAAAGTATATTGAATCAAAAATTTGAACTATATTGGGCCCATTGAAACTCCATGATATACAACTGGGCCTGCAAAATGGAGTTTAtaaaaaaggtaggtaaaaccctaatacaAGCACAAGTGGGCGCAGCCTTACAAACAAAATAAACTTGTACATGGCTATAAAATAGTATTTTggtgttatttgtattttctataaAAAAGTGTTTTGGTGTtctaaggttaaacacatctccaaatgaattggtggaggattAAGTAGATAAGATTTGGAGGTtttcatgaattgatgttgtttaacaaggttaaggtaataatttgtatttccctgtttcttcattttTATTTCTTATATGTTTTTTGAACAAACTTTTGTTAAAACTTAAAACCGTacaataagtatcccatttttcttctatatatgtatatagatTGACATGGAATgccacttgtatttgtttttacatgacctccaTAACAAGAATTATCCCTTTGAGAATTAAATGTCAATGTTAAGAAAAAGAATTGAGTTACATTTATAATAACTTTTttcaatcaatcaatcaatcgTACCTAATAACACCACCTAGGGCAGTGTCTGGGGAGGGTGTATCGTACGCAAGCCTTACCCTCATTCCAAAGAATGAAGAGGTTGTTTCCTGAAAAGACCAAGACTTGTGTGTATGCACAAATATGTGTGTCCTAGGTAAGCAATGATCCATAAACATAAGTACGGAAAGCGAGGCAACCATAAACAATGATATAATATCTCAGCCCATGTCCTTCTTCGCACGGGACTTACCGTAAAAAGCTTCGTTCATTGGTTCATTGTTGTAAGCCTCTTCTATTTCTCCTCCTGCACTCTTTTTgatgcctcaaatgccatattTCCCTTGGAGATCACTCTCCAAACTAAATATTTGAAGTACCACAAACCTGTCAAAAAAACTAAAACAACACACAATCCATCTACCATATCATGTAATTAGTCATATGGCATTAAAAAACGACACTGTAGCACCTACACGAGCAACTAAGACTATTAATAACTATGAGAATAAACTACCAAACTTATGAAGTATAAGTACTAGAcaaataaaattattaccaactACCAAAAAGTGCACTAAATTACAAACTACACATGCAAACTACGAAAGTCCAAACTAATCTGCCACCCTTATCCTCCTGCGCCAAGATCTCCTATCTGAGGTCATGTCAGCACTGAGGTTTAGGGCCCTTAAGTCCAGCGTGAGTAGATTAGCCCAAGTCCTCCTTGGCCTCCCTCTCGTTCTTGATCCTGATACCACTAAATCTTCCACCCTGCGCACTGGAGTAGCTATCCTTCTTCGCCTAATATGCCCAAACCAACACAATTGACCTTCCCTCACTTTTTCTGCAATAGGCGCAACTTGTAATTTATTCCTGAAAAAACCATTTGACAATCTATCCAACATGGTACGTCCATAAATCCACTTTAACATTCTCATTTCCGCCACCTCTAACCTACACTCTTGAGCCTTTTTCAATGCCCAGCACTCCGACCCGTATAACAAGGCCGGTCTGATCGCTACCCTATAAAGTTTTCCTTTTACTCTAAAGGGACCCTCCTATCACATAATATTCCTGTAGCAGCCCTCAATTTTAGCCATCCTAATTTGATACGATGTGTAACATCCGCATCTATCCCCCTTCCTTATGCAAAACAGAACCCAGATACCTGAAATTATCTTTGGGGGGCAATACTTGATCGGCCATCAG from Apium graveolens cultivar Ventura unplaced genomic scaffold, ASM990537v1 ctg3595, whole genome shotgun sequence harbors:
- the LOC141701221 gene encoding uncharacterized protein LOC141701221 — encoded protein: MDVLTRGIQDSVPWCMLFADDIVIIKETRVAVNVTLERWRYILESNGLRISRSKTEYLWCNFSNLPNGEGVDVLMADQVLPPKDNFRVAIRPALLYGSECWALKKAQECRLEVAEMRMLKWIYGRTMLDRLSNGFFRNKLQVAPIAEKVREGQLCWFGHIRRRRIATPVRRVEDLVVSGSRTRGRPRRTWANLLTLDLRALNLSADMTSDRRSWRRRIRVAD